CGGTGAAACCGGTTTCACAAAGCCGTCCGGTGCGAGGCGGCCGCCTCAGAGTCTTTTGGTGAAATCGGTTACACACCAAGGCGCAGCGCGTGCCTGGCATAAGGATGAGTAAGCGAGCGACGATAAGGACGGTTGCGGCCCGCGCGGGGGTGTCGGCCGCCACGGTATCGCGGGTTCTTAACGAGAGCGCCCCAGTGAGCCCAGAGACGCGCGAGCGCGTCCTGAGGGCCGCACGGGAGCTGGACTTTACCCCT
Above is a genomic segment from candidate division KSB1 bacterium containing:
- a CDS encoding LacI family DNA-binding transcriptional regulator, with product MSKRATIRTVAARAGVSAATVSRVLNESAPVSPETRERVLRAARELDFTP